GCACCCCACGCGCGATGCGCCGGAAAAGACCACCGCACAGCTGCACGCCGAGAGCGCCCGCGGCGCCCTGGCGGACGCCGGCCTCTCGTTCGCGGACGTCGACGGCTATTTCTGCGCAGGCGACGCCCCTGGGTTCGGCGGCCTGTCGATGGTCGACTACATGGGCCTGCGCAACGTCCGGCACCTGGACTCCACCGAGATGGGCGGCTCGTCCTACATCGCCCACGTGGGGCACGCGGCCCAGGCGATCGCGGCGGGCAAGTGCAGGGTCGCGCTGATCACCCTGGCCGGGCGGCCGCGCAACGGCGGCAACCGGCCCGGCGCGAGCATGCGGCCCGGCGGCGGCGGAACGGGGCTGTCGGACGGCCCGCCCGAAGCCGGCTTCGAGCACATCTACGGCGGCTCGACCCACAACACCTACGGCATGGCCGCCATGCGCCACATGCACGAGTACGGCACGACCTCGGAACAGCTCGCCTGGATCAAGGTGGCCGCCAGCCACCACGCCCAGTGGAACGAGCACGCCTTCCTGAAGAACGTGGTCACCGTCGAGGAGGTGGTGAACTCGCGGATGATCTCGGATCCGCTGCACCTCCTGGACTGCTGCGTCGTCACCGACGGCGGCGGCGCCCTGGTGGTGACCAGCCCCGAGATCGCGAAGAGCCTGAACCGGCCGAAGGTGCGCGTGCTGGGCGCCGGCGAGGCGCCGAAGGGGCAGATGGGCGGGGACCTCGACCTGACCTATTCGGGGGCGGTGTGGTCGGGGCCGCGGGCGTTCGAGGAGGCCGGCGTCACGCCCGCCGACATCAAGTACGCCTCGATCTACGACAGCTTCACCATCACGGTGCTGATCCAGCTGGAGGACCTGGGCTTCTGCGCCAAGGGCGAGGGCGGCCGGTTCGTGGCCGACGGAAACCTGATCTCCGGCGTCGGCAAGCTGCCCTTCAACACCGACGGCGGCGGCCTGTGCAACAACCACCCCACCAACCGCGGCGGCATGACCAAGGTGATCGAGGCCGTGCGCCAACTGCGCGGCGAGGCTCATCCGAAGGTGCAGGCGCCGAACTGCGACCTGGCCATCGCCCACGGCACCGGCGGCTCGCTGGGGATCCGCCACGGCTCCGCGACCGTGATCCTGGAACGGGAGGCTTGAGCATGTCCGAGGTCATGAGCCGGCCGATCCCGGCCCCGCCGGTCACCGTCGAGAGCAAGCCCTTCTGGGACGCCGCCTCCGAGGGACGCTTCCTCATCAAGCGCTGCACGGCGTGCGCGAAGGCCCACTGGTATCCGCGGACCATCTGCCCCTTCTGCGCCTCGGACGCGACG
The Phenylobacterium zucineum HLK1 genome window above contains:
- a CDS encoding thiolase domain-containing protein is translated as MSIRGQAYVMGAFEHPTRDAPEKTTAQLHAESARGALADAGLSFADVDGYFCAGDAPGFGGLSMVDYMGLRNVRHLDSTEMGGSSYIAHVGHAAQAIAAGKCRVALITLAGRPRNGGNRPGASMRPGGGGTGLSDGPPEAGFEHIYGGSTHNTYGMAAMRHMHEYGTTSEQLAWIKVAASHHAQWNEHAFLKNVVTVEEVVNSRMISDPLHLLDCCVVTDGGGALVVTSPEIAKSLNRPKVRVLGAGEAPKGQMGGDLDLTYSGAVWSGPRAFEEAGVTPADIKYASIYDSFTITVLIQLEDLGFCAKGEGGRFVADGNLISGVGKLPFNTDGGGLCNNHPTNRGGMTKVIEAVRQLRGEAHPKVQAPNCDLAIAHGTGGSLGIRHGSATVILEREA